TGCATTGTAACACGGGAATAATAGTTAATAATAGTGAACTAGTGATAAAATTGCCGGATCATGTTTTGGTGGCTCCTCTTTGAGTGCTTTGTAATGGTCACTTGCATGATTGCTCTGATACTTTTATATATGAGATGCATCATCTGTACGTGTTAGAAGATTAAATTTAGTGAGTCTATTAGAGTGTGTTTGTTTTGACTTCAAATGAAATTCAGAAatcattttttggaaaatagcaTGTCTGGTAGGTCCGGTAAATtgggtcaaactgaaaatattttcagtttgactGTAAAATAAGGCTTATGAGGCGGAAAATGAATTCAGttctcattttcacttcaaagtaTTTccggggagagagagagagagagagagagagcccagatcgtaaagagagaggaagaagagactTCGTTGGCGACTACACAGACCGAGCTCCAGTTTGACGATCGCAGCACCGTGTCGCTCGATCTCGTCGCTTGGTCTTGCCTCCACTGCGCGATCTCAATTTGActggatttgatgaatttttttgttgggttttgtttcttttgtgaatGAGTGTGAAATTGATTCATTAACCACATGTTTACAGCTGAGGAAGTGTATGGAAAATTGGATGGCTTGGCTATGTAAAGCATTTTCTGTAAAAATATTTGAACGAACCAAACACCGGaattaattttccgtaaaacaAATTTTGAGGCAGCCAAACAGCTTGAATACATTTTTCTTTCCTGAAAATaacatttccaaaaaataaatatttttaaaaaaatattttacaggaaccaaacacagccttagtttTATATGGTTTTCACCCTAGTATGATAAGAATGAACTGAAATTGCCCGCCTTGGCTTGCCTTCTAACTTTACTCTCTTGAACGTCACAGTATTCGTCATGTGCTCTGTGAGTGAGTTAGGTTTGTAAAATGTTTATTGAATCTAATCAGGTGAACTTTCGTGCAGGTATTGGCTTACGGCTTGCATCTCTTATTCTTGAGAaagctttatattttttcatattgtCAAACTTTTATTTCTTAAGGCTCTATAGGATTGGAAGTATCATGACTTCTAATCCTACTTTCCTACAGATCAAGTTCGGTTTGCTTTGGTTCAATGATGTAGGACACACTATTTTTAACgttatacaaaaaagaaaaaacaacaattgaaaacaaaaactataaaacaaaTGATAAGcagaacacaaaattaatcaaatgaTACAACACGTTAGTATTTTGCGGcaattaaagattaaaaaaatatataacagacaaatttaaataaaaaatataagagattattCTGCATCGGAGACCTCATCTTCGTCTTCCTCCAGGATGTAGACCAAGGCACGTTTTCTTGCACCAAATACACAAGCAACACCTCGGGATGCTGTcacaataattttcaataaAGATGATGGTGAGCttaaatgaaaactaataaaatgttgtgaaaatcaTTGTATATGTAGCATTTATTCATGTATGTATGACTTAAGGGCAAACATTAACTAACTAttcattttagatttttttttttaatgaaaaactgaaaaaattgtcaaatcaATTAGTTAGTTAATTACtttctcatttttctataaagtaaaaaaaaaaaaaatttgtttacgAACATATTCTTTAGGCATTTGCATTTGTTAGTAAAACCCATATTACAATGACAGATTTTGATGACATTGACGACAATGATGGAGAACAGGACTGATGATGTGAGGGTTATAGACAAAATTCAAGAGTTCACGCAATTATAGGAGACGTATAAGCATGCTTTAAAAGGTGTTATTGAAATGACAAATAAATGTACTGGTCCAATTTCTGGAGCATTCTCATGGAGTAGTCCCTATAACAGAATAAGATTCATCATGTAGTCACCATTTCAATACTTGTGAATATGACATCCCCAATGACAAAACAATCTAGCCGCAGAGTGTACaggaaaaattgttgtttatttaaaCTTCTGTTATGAATCAGCCTAAACATTACAATTTACACCTGACCTTTTCTCTTAAAAGTAAgaatattcttttaaaaaatcaaaggaaaactGTACTTTTCCACCATAAACTTTCACCCCATTTATAATATCCCCCCAAAACATCCATTTGCATAATTTAcacccaatttaaaaaaatttgtatcaatATGCCTCCTGCCGTCTAAATTAAGTGTTAAGAGATGGAAAATGAGGTAATGACAAAATTACCCTCATTGGTTGCAATGAAGAACGCTATTTCTATCTCCTTTAACACCTTATTTAGACAATAGGGGGTCAATACAAATATCTCGAATTGGGGTGTCAATCAagcaaattgatttttttttttttgggggtgggggaggTGGGGAGAGATTGAAAATGAGGCAAAATTTAGGGTGGAAAAATGTATTTTGTCCATACTACTATACAGCAGTTCTTGCATTATcatcaatattattattttgcaagaaatgtcaaatatcagtATCACTATGGAGAATCAGGCAACCTTCTTAATGTTTTCAATTAGTCTCCTGTTCATTGTGTTCAATGGTGAATCTAAGCTTTGAtatcattaattatataacaTTCATATCATTAGTCAACATATTAAATTTATCAACGTGGTCACGGTCTGCCTGATAGAACCCATACTAGGACTATAGTTCTtcacaaaatcaaccaaataaaatgagccaaatgagctctagctcaaatggtacCTCCTCCTTGTACGGACAAGGTGAAGGGTGAGATCATAGATTAAAGACCCACTATATGCACATGTAACTTAACAATacttaaaaacaataaaataaaataaaataaaatgagaaacaCGTACTGCTAACTGCCAGGGGAGCAATTACAGAGTGAGGAATACTGCGAACTTTTTCATTCTCCATTTGCAGGTAGACAACAGATTCCTAAACATACAGAGTTGCAGAGAAGTTGGTAGTTAACCAcaaagcaacaacaacaacaacaaagccttaatccaaaattttgggggttAGCCAAAAAGCAGctctaaaaaatatactttggCTGAAAGGAATGTAACCTTGAGagattttaaatctaaaaaagaaaaacctaatgTATTGAAACAACTTTCTccttttttagtttcttttttaacttgtgtttcaatacaatacaatacatATACAATACATACTAATGTATTGAAACAcaagttaaaaaagaaactaaaaaaggAGAAAGTTGATAGAAGATAAATGAGATACTTGACTTTAAGACAATTAACAAATGCCACATGGAGGGCATTTTAACTTGAATAATTTTAGGTTTGCAAAAGATAAAGAAACTACAATTAAGACAGCATGGGCATTAGAAAATGGGCTGTCATATAGTTGGGATAGAGGAGTTTGAATAGACGAATGaaagaattccaaaaaacaTGTCAACTCCGCAAAAACTACATAGTTTGCAATGACGTCCTTTTTAAGTTATCCAATCCAAGAAATAAGAATGAAACAGGAAACCTATATTACCTTTAATTGATGCAACATCCAATAGTCTAGACTAGTGGACCTTGAAATAGATACAAATGGAAGGTCATTTGCTTGTACAATCATCATACAGGCATCTCCAGAGCCTTCAGAAGAGGTAGTTTCATTTAATAACAGAACAATTTGACTTTCCTGTTTAAACAAAATGCATTAGACAACATCAGAGACACCCAACAATGATAACCATGAGACTCTACATGTTAAATCAAGGTCTTAACCTTATATAAGGAAAGATCCACACAATGATAACCATCAGGGACACCCAACAGTACAGCTTCCAATGAAGAATAGCCCTTCTTTACACTGATCAAATCATTCATAAACCCTCTTGCTATGCCTATACAATTGGCAATCTCTGGGAAAGACTCTTCAGGTATTTGGAAAGAGATATAATCAATGAAACTATTTTGACTAGTCTGATTAGATGACATGGCATGGGAGGAATCCTGCAGATGTAAAAAAACTATAAGACCATTGGAATGCAGTAAGATACtcatttgtaaaaataaaaccctagGATACCAGAGTGCTGAGTGAGAGCCAAAGCAAGAGTGTGATGCTGATGCAGGACATAAACTCAGAAAGATATTTGCaggaaagaaacaaaagaacaaataaCCTAAGAGCCAGTACCTAGGGTGGCTTGGAGTCAACACCAAATACAGAAAAGGGATAGAAAAGCTAGGAGTCAACACCTAGAATTGCCTATAGCCACCACCAAGCCATTggaaaattccaacaaaattttatttatcaaatcaaGCATAATGATACTGAATCTTGGGGCCTTTAAATTGGAGTCCCAAGCTACATACTAACTCTCTAATTAAGCAAGCAAGGAAAgccttgttttattttatttttttccttatattgattttcaatgaagtttattacttatcaaaaataaataaataaataaataattctaaaCCAACTCATAGGTAGGATATTCAAATCATGCATCCTAGGTCATAACCACTGTTATAGAGAATGATTAACTTTATAAAACATGAAACCTTCACTTGCTTTTACaggataaaaaatgaataaattaccAAATGACCATGTAAGTTCAGACATAACTATATGTCATGAAATTCACACAGAATAACATTACCTCATAGTATGATATTGATGTAGGGACAGGGAAAGAAGTGGATGCCGGTGAAGATGGAAGAGAGAACAGTGGCAATAGATTCTCACAAAGTATCTTTTCGGAAATTGTGCTAAATGGCATCAGAAAAGCTTCCTTGAAactgaaataataaaataattaatgaagcaattctaaaatgatttaaaaCCGGAAATAGTGTATACTCTAAAGAGATTTATTGTctgttaaattacaaattttatttagagattttatttataatctggttttcaaaaatcttcatatttttccctttcaatgtTAATTTatacttcatttttcttttactttttttttgggtgggggagAGGGGAGTGGGTTGCTAAGAAAGTGTCATTTtatgttttggggggggggggggggggaagtgaACAATATTTGCAATCAGAATTATATAACCCGcctttatgtttatgtatgatGGAAATGAAAATGAGCAAGAAAGAAATACCTAGATTCCATCTGCTGAAATTCTTTAGCAAGTGTCCTTCGCAGATATTCACAATCTAAAAATCCCCCAAAATGAACTAATTCCTTAACTCTTTGCATTGTTTCCCTGAAGAATTTAGCAACATTAGATTGTTTGAAGAGCACTGCAAATACATATTGACATATTTGATAACATGCAGAGACATGAATGCATGTAACCATGTGTAAAGATATGCATACACACATCCGCTGCAAAAATGAAAAGGCTTTCTAGAGAACTAATGGCATTAGTTCATTAAGTTGAAGCAACTTTAGAATTCCTAtgtaaaataaacatatttgaAAACATGCAGAGACATGCATTCATGTAACCACGTGTAAAGATATGCATACACACATCCACTGCAAAATGAAAAGGCTTTCTAGGGAACTAATGCCAGTAGTTCATTTGGATTTCATTAGAGAAGTCAAAGTGACTTAAGAATTTCCTATGTAAAATAATAGTGGATTTCTCAGtaatatagctttttttttttttttttttgaagacatACATAAGTCACAGACCCGTATGCGATTCAACTGTGACCTTTCCCTCTGCCTGTTATGTATGGTGGGGAGCATATCCCATTTGGTCCAAAGACCATGAATTTTGTATAAGAAAGTAGTTCAGGAGACTCATTCTTACATGTTCATTGATAATCTTGATCTGTTTTCACACAAATACAATCTCAAATGTCAACCCATATGCAATTACCATGTAAGTTATATGTAAGCCAAAACTATAGTATGCCCAAATGATGTTAGATAAGGCTGTAAGTGACAGAAGTCAAGGACAGATTAAATCTTTAATTGTTGAAAACTAACTTacaattcaatttcaatatCGCAATCAGCCTCAGATAGCTCCAGCAGCTTTCTAACAGGATCTTGAtcatataaaaatttcaaaaatattacaGCAAGCTCACtgccaaaataataaataaataagatgaCTGCAAAATATTTGCCCCTAACCAGATGGAACAAGAAGGAAAATCACACGCAAACCTATTGTATGGTAGAAGCTGATCACTGGGTTCTGACATTAGTAGCTTTATACATTTTAGAAGCCAGTTGAAGAAATTAGAAAActgaaagaaaagacaaaattaGAATCAAACACAAGATACAAATCCAAAAGGATTGTCCTGGTAGTTATTTGGCCAGTTTTCAAAGTTAAGTAATTATGTTCCTAAGCCCATCCAACAATTTATAGAAAGTCCTTTTGGAAGACAAGTAAAAtcagaaaataaatattattttaatttcctaATTTCACAAGCACCAAGTTTCTTGCTTCTTGAGATGTCCATTCACTGCAGCCTTCTTGGTGACTGGGATTATATAATGTGAAGTTCATAAATTTATGCAAGGAAGAAGCCAAATTTTGAGAAACAGCTTCCATAATCTCATGTAGAATATAGGCATGGTCATCCATAAAGATCAGAAAGTTCGCTATGAAAATTGTACAACGTTTAGTAATATTTTTCATTAGATATATGATAATGGAGAgatggaggaaaagaacacACCACAGGCTAAAATCAACTCTCTAAATCAACAAATTGCACTTCTGATACAATCTCTCCTCCAACCTCTTAAAGCAGAGGCAATGAATAACTACTTTTGACTCAACTAAAACGAAATACACTGACCAAGTCTCATCAATTGTTAAGATTATGCTATTCACCTTAAGAAACCATCCAATTTTGTCTAGTTTTTATCACATAACTAAGTCACATCAATTGTCAAGATTGAATCCATATTAGTAAATAAGAATAAGCAAAAGTTTTAAATGGACATACTATAAAACAGAAAGCCTACAAGTTGGGAACTAAAACTTGTTTAAGTGATTCGGTTATTTCTAATCTAGGTTTGTTGTTTTCCTTCTCAAGTTCAGGTATTGCTTAGGAGTTGATGATTCTGACTACAATTTTGTCAGAAATATATGGTTGGGAACTTAGGAAGAAAGGAATAGAGAATTTGAATGTCAATAGTAGTAGGAAGCTACTGCATAAATCAAACAGTTATATGTCCAAAAATACTTGCGTCTAAAACATTAACTGTGGAAGACAAAAGGATCCCCAAACAAGCATACCTGCTGTACCACAGATGAAAGCACTCTCATAAACCGTTCCACTTGAACAAGTAACATACCAGCTTTTTCTGTCGCATTATTGATGAGTGTCTCGTCCAAACCAACACCCTGATAGCGTGCACGCCATCTTGAAAGGCCCCTCAGTTCCCCCATCCTAAATCCAATAATTTCTGCAGCAGGCTggaaaatagatatttttcttttagtttccAATTAAGCCTCTTGTTataaagaacatgaagaatCAGGCACATAGAATTTAACCATATAATaactagaaaattttatttttaaaagaaaaatgtactgggaaaaaaaagaaaaaagaaaagaaaactaattacTTTGTAACTTGTTGAAGAAGGTTATAATGCaatcaatttcagtttttacaTAACAAGCATTAATTTGCACTTGCATGCAGCTTTTGACAACAGTATGCTATCAAAAAGATTTATcttggttttaaattttaagatggTTATAAATTCCATTGGCATTATATTcatgagattaactttttcctactacaaattaaaagaaaattacacaGTACATCTTTTCCTTGTTGATGTCTACATACAAAATAAAGCATTTTGACACTAATTCATGAACTCAACCAACTCAATTCATAGGATTGCTTACATATCAATTTGAAAGAATCAGATATATCAGTGAAATGTCATGAAGGGAAAGTACCAAGTAATAAATTGTTTGTCATAAGTAAATAATACACCTGTAGATGATTAAGGACAATGAGCTGAAGTTCTTTTCCAGCACCACATACAACCTTTGACACACGTTTGGCACCCTATTGAGTAATAAACTTACCATATCAAATACAAAATCGCAATGTccttcatgaaaaaaaaaaaaataataataataaataaataaatttacacaAGGCTGAGCATACCACTTCACCAAGAGAGTTAACTAGAAATTGATGAACTGGTGGACTGGTCCGAGCACCACCTAAAAGGCTAAGAAACTCCTCTTGGGGGGATGAGTCAAGTCCTATGTACAAACGGTAGAAACcagtaaataaaaaaagaagagataagaTATACATCAATGAACTGTGGTTTTGTGTTATTATTAGTAGCTACCATGGTCAATAATCAGAGTAGACAAAGGATCAAACTTCTCATGAAAAGTGTGCATAGCATCAGACCACTGCTTACACATTACTGATAATGATGCCCGGATAACCTCTGTTAGATCCTCAATATTAGATGCTTGTTGAGCGACCTGATGAAGCTCATTTTTCCTACAGTGAGGAATAGATAGAGTGAGAGAGGGACATAGGGGCCAGATGGATGCAGGGAAAACAAATGCATAGATAAGTAATTGCATTTTCTACTGCAAAGTTACCTCTTCCAAAATATAGAAGTATTGAGCATTAAGGAATGCAAGCCATGCATACCATGTCCAGCCGTTCTTCTGTCTCTTGATGCATCATTATCTTCAATAAGTTCTCCCGAGCACATGACTATCAAATGACAAAGATCTTTTGATAAAGCAACCTAATGACAACAATAATGCAACAAGATCAGATTGCACTGATAATCTAGATCTGTGAGCtttcaaaaatgaaatgtataagAGGATTTTTTCAATAAACATTACTAACACTAAGAACCCTACATAACTATTTAGTTTGatagaatataaaataattcCCACAGCTGGAATTTGCAACTAAAGAGACCATGAAATTTGCTACTGCTGctgttattattttttctttagcatTAATCTTTTATCCATGAGAGGCAACTTAACATGAAAAACTAGTACAGAAATTCCTGGTTCAAGATATGCAAGACAATCAAAACGATGAGCATCTGATTTATATGTCAATCTTCTAAATCCATATTGAATAGAATATATTAACTTTTATAGACACCAAGAGCAAGAAGTCCAAGTTGAATTggtattttacaaaataaattaagcATAATTCTCCCAAATACCTGAATTGTGCGGAGAGGGGCTTGGCTAGAGcaataaaaatctcattttgGTTTAAAAGCAAATGCTGATAAAACcttaaattccaaaaatttaGTGTAATACAAACTCTGAACCAGAAATCGCAAAATTGTAGTGTTAATAGTCCCGGTTCACCAAGTAATTGTCGGTGCGGGGTTCTATCCCCCGCAATAAAcatactattttttaatttatcaaaattttaacttatcaaaaaaaaaaaaaaaaaatagtccaaTGTATAGAATACCAGCACATGGACCTGACAATATGGATGATAAGAAATGGTGacagaaaatgagaaaatgaaatcaACCAGcatttgacccaaaaaaatacTTTCACTTGTGTAAGCATTATGGTTCTACCAACCAGAGAGGCAATATATGACAATATTTCATTTGTAGGAAATGTTTGCCTTCTAACCTGGTCACCTAATTTAGACAGCTACATTGTTTGCCCATCAAAGTCATACTTCACTTAAAAAGCTAATCCTTTGGCAAGAAAGTCTCATGAGGTCTGATCTTAGTGCAATGGAAAGCatgttccccccccccccccacccaagTGATGTGTCGCAGTCAGTCTTTCCAAAAATTAGGGGAAAGGGAAACTAACCACCTCTCTTAGACCTGCAAAGGTGGAAGCCTTGTGCACTAGGTACAACCTTTTTGTCAAATGCATGCCATAAATTGAAATGGGTAAAATAATATAATGGCCTGTGAACTTGCACTCTTATTCTCATTAAGTATACAAAAGTCCTCTCAAGCTTCCCAAAGTTCTGTTGTATGGACTCCTAATGTAATTAGTAGTAGCTGCATGAGTGCAGAATGACTTGTTTACACCCCTTTtataacacccccccccccgggGCACCCCTTCCCTGGCAAAAAAAGAATGTTGGTTTCATGACTTGGTTGTGTCGGATGAGATAAAAAGTTCTCATTCCTAGGTAGATGTCTCTCATCAACAGAATTTGCAATATccttagttaaaaaaaaattaattaaaaggtAATTTATGAATATTCAAACTAGTGACAAAACATCTTATTGTCAAATTCATGCCATAAATTTTGTGAGGTCATCTACATGAGGATCACATACCTTGTAAATGGAAGCATTAAGAAGTCGGTAAGTAGCTTGAGTGCCCACAAGAGGAGTAGGAAAACAAAACTTGTGTATGTTCTGAACATGCAAAGTCAAGAGACAATTAACTTTAAACAAAACAGTGTATTAAGTAGCATATTAACCATACAACTGAAAAGGAGTATATTGGATGTAATTATTATCAAAagaggaaaatgaaaataagaaaaagaaccTGGAACAAGTCAAATCCAAACTCAAATCAAGTAGTAACTGAACTATGACTGAGGATTTGTATGCTAGCATGAGCtactaacaaaataaaaaacaacaacagtACATAATTGGATGGGCCAAGAACTAACAAGTAaagactttttttcttttcttggctaAAGATGATCCCAGATCAAAAAGTCACTACAAAGTGAAGAATTTAGGCTGCTTTTAGCCCATTCTACTTTTTGGTAGTCCAACCATGGAATTGCTCCTTAGACCTCTACGTTAAAGAAATTCTATGAAGCATGGAAGAGTCCTTCACAAGTTACAAGACACTCGTTTAACAATTTGGATGGCCAAAAGTTACATACATAAATAGGACCATGGGTAGAAACAAATATGCATTAAACAAGAAgacaataattatataaatttcaaaGCATCAAGAACCTTTTGTGGATTGTACAGCTAGATATAGAGATTATATGCTCAACACCTTGAAATCATATGACATGACCCTTTATAAGAGTCATCAGCAAGGACCGCTTAGTGTCATTAACCACATAACAAGAAAGTGTTATCATCCCATTGGTTAATCAGTATGATTTAGAACTATTTTCCAAGAAAGATAATAACTTACAATTTTGCCTATTGGAAAAATTCCAAATATGCTAAAGCAAATGCTTCCATCCTTGTCTCCACTGCACAGGATATTAAAGcgttgatgtgaagaatttgaCAGCTCTCGAAATGAATCTTCATTGTCATCCATAAAGCCAGTATCTCCAGATACCACTCCAGGCATCCGGGGAACTCTTGGAGCAGGAGGAAAGAAACGAGAAGTACGATCTTCATATGTTGATATGTTACCATTGTCATCCTGAAACTCAATTTAAAGAAGAGGATGGAATTGAAAATCCTTGTTGTGACCAAATAACAAGTAAACACTACCCCCCTGAGGGGCCATAAAgaagaatagaaagaaaaggcTTCAACCACAGTGGCTTCAATTAATAAGATTATCATGTAGagcaaatttcaaaattttcaagaactCCGATTGATTGATTTTAATGTCAAACTAAATAGATTTTAATGAAAACTTATAAGTTTCAAACATATCTTCAAGTGAATTAGAAAACAATACCGGCTCAGTGAGCATCCACCATATGTTTTCTAAAGCATAATTCTAAAAATGATACTCATTTCAAGAATCCAATTTATCCATTAAGATAAAAAAGGTACATGGAATGCAAATAGATAGATGAAAGCATACTCTAATCAGATGTCCATCCTCCTCCCAGTTAAGACACACAACAGCAACAGTATGGGACTTTAAACTTCTCAACAACTTTCCATTCTGATTGACATAAAGAATACCAGGGGTTAGAGAAGGAATAAACAAAGAATAAGATAAAATTAAGCATACATTTCACTgttttacacacaaaaacacgATAATAAAAGGAATTATGTCATGACCACACAagagaaacttaaaaaaataataaaaataaaataacataaccTGAGAATGAGAAGATGTATGGTTACAAAATACAAGCAACACAAAAACATAGCAATATGATGCCGCCGAATTagagaaatttaaatattaaaaaaaaagacagaacTCAATGAACATCGAAGCCCATATAAACTATATCTAGTCCATATACAGCATGACAGCCACaatgactaatttattcatGGGGCATCTTAGAGACTAACGGACCTtttttcccatttgttttcttattaCACAAATGACAGTCATGTTATATGTCAGAGGGCTTAGTTGGGTTCTAAAGCTAGGTACTATAGTGCTCATAAT
This genomic stretch from Quercus lobata isolate SW786 chromosome 3, ValleyOak3.0 Primary Assembly, whole genome shotgun sequence harbors:
- the LOC115979138 gene encoding anaphase-promoting complex subunit 4-like, which produces METDEDQRVIPFQLQFDKPVASQIKIAEWNPEKDLLAMVTEDSKILLHRFNWQRLWTISPGRCITSLCWRPDGKAIAVGLEDGTVSLHDVENGKLLRSLKSHTVAVVCLNWEEDGHLIRDDNGNISTYEDRTSRFFPPAPRVPRMPGVVSGDTGFMDDNEDSFRELSNSSHQRFNILCSGDKDGSICFSIFGIFPIGKINIHKFCFPTPLVGTQATYRLLNASIYKVALSKDLCHLIVMCSGELIEDNDASRDRRTAGHGMHGLHSLMLNTSIFWKRKNELHQVAQQASNIEDLTEVIRASLSVMCKQWSDAMHTFHEKFDPLSTLIIDHGLDSSPQEEFLSLLGGARTSPPVHQFLVNSLGEVGAKRVSKVVCGAGKELQLIVLNHLQPAAEIIGFRMGELRGLSRWRARYQGVGLDETLINNATEKAGMLLVQVERFMRVLSSVVQQFSNFFNWLLKCIKLLMSEPSDQLLPYNSELAVIFLKFLYDQDPVRKLLELSEADCDIEIELETMQRVKELVHFGGFLDCEYLRRTLAKEFQQMESSFKEAFLMPFSTISEKILCENLLPLFSLPSSPASTSFPVPTSISYYEDSSHAMSSNQTSQNSFIDYISFQIPEESFPEIANCIGIARGFMNDLISVKKGYSSLEAVLLGVPDGYHCVDLSLYKESQIVLLLNETTSSEGSGDACMMIVQANDLPFVSISRSTSLDYWMLHQLKESVVYLQMENEKVRSIPHSVIAPLAVSTSRGVACVFGARKRALVYILEEDEDEVSDAE